The following proteins are co-located in the Dromiciops gliroides isolate mDroGli1 chromosome 2, mDroGli1.pri, whole genome shotgun sequence genome:
- the LOC122744096 gene encoding DEP domain-containing mTOR-interacting protein-like isoform X2: MQKLMDHYIIHHVCDEHSDYKDAKLLYRFRKDDGTFPLNKDVKVFLRGQSLYEALVSADDSILKVREEKSVRYQRAFLGCDMVDWLTQEGEAASRKEAVELCRALLEHGIIQHVSTKHHFFDSNLLYQFRINFRRRRRLTELLTDNLRTVPESPDSPFCLRKLNPDQGNTSFLSVQPNKEIKVVSAVRRSSVSSLAGGAGPYYNSPPLLGLPPGSECNPKSVLKRQVTSEELLSPGAPYVKKTLTIVGDAVGWGFVVRGGRPCHIQAVDPGGPAAAAGMKVCQFVISVNGILVLHLDYQTVSNLIVTGPRTLIMEIMEDIE, from the exons TGTGTGATGAGCACTCAGACTACAAAGATGCCAAACTGCTCTACCGTTTCCGCAAGGACGATGGGACCTTCCCTTTAAACAAGGATGTCAAGGTGTTTCTTCGAGGCCAGAGTCTATATGAAGC GTTGGTGAGTGCAGATGACTCCATCCTTAAAGTGCGAGAGGAAAAGTCTGTCAGGTACCAGCGAGCTTTTCTGGGCTGCGACATGGTAGACTGGCTCACTCAGGAGGGGGAAGCAGCCAGCAGGAAGGAGGCTGTGGAGCTGTGTCGGGCTCTCCTGGAACATGGGATCATTCAACATg TTTCTACCAAGCACCACTTCTTTGATAGCAATCTCCTCTACCAGTTCCGGATCAACTTCCGTAGGAGGCGGCGGCTCACTGAGCTTCTGACGGACAACCTCCGAACTGTTCCTGAGAGCCCTGATAGTCCCTTCTGTCTTCGAAAGCTCAACCCTGACCAGGGCAATACTAGCTTCCTCTCAG TTCAGCCTAACAAGGAGATAAAAGTGGTCTCAGCTGTTAGGAGAAGCAGTGTCTCCAGCCTAGCAGGGGGAGCTGGCCCCTACTACAACAGTCCACCTCTTCTGGGGCTCCCACCAGGCTCTGAGTGCAACCCCAAATCAG TTCTGAAGAGACAGGTAACCAGTGAGGAGCTGTTGTCCCCAGGAGCCCCCTATGTGAAGAAGACTCTAACG ATTGTAGGGGATGCTGTGGGTTGGGGGTTTGTAGTCCGAGGAGGAAGACCCTGTCATATCCAGGCTGTGGACCCTGGAGGTCCAGCTGCTGCTGCAGGCATGAAG GTATGCCAGTTTGTGATCTCAGTGAATGGAATTTTGGTGTTACATCTGGACTACCAGACGGTCAGCAACCTCATTGTGACGGGGCCACGGACACTGATTATGGAGATTATGGAAGACATAGAGTGA